One Siniperca chuatsi isolate FFG_IHB_CAS linkage group LG5, ASM2008510v1, whole genome shotgun sequence DNA window includes the following coding sequences:
- the LOC122876706 gene encoding uncharacterized protein LOC122876706 isoform X1 has protein sequence MTFQTANPSMETHPITRAGQTASDLLEDSGNCRQIINPELLSDSLFSEQQKLRRVLDWAHTFLSSGSEVHHEFCRADSLILANNEQTETQKNSPAYKQSSVAKYQHPVSCTAGGSGVFGLEKVWQLEPSNYVNSESKNDLCAYKPPFPDDPCIPFSCTPGRDEVTQPDDRETPENVTSMELLDATNKQTCSQDNNCRTSSLFISNQRQCTNLSDRNTNQMLASDGVKCLIKESTSCWSDTRHKMSTMLKLSYKTAQSESDISGHEMELSRVKAEEGKVGSRKEVVKEKTEDARMGERKGRVNEEQEYSSEFAVFAKNNISNGAPEGTQEQIEKTSNLSFNCHLKIPPTSTVYEQYQLCVDQLHHLRVSQSQHIGCLIESPAKERMTSEEIAAAVEAPALPTSGFEFNSTTNPEIKKRLNKVGSKRVTAAERDVINKNQDRSKYNRNRATLPEHGQTKHCVESRSVCQRNTVTSDTHLDLDFNKCGEFIKGTAGGITSTYKVINTPMEHLRKAPGENVPTVEESAALTTNPGLLPKRIRHNPGAKGCRSGVKGQKKKVSLRLCEKSSVSLSSPTNKEILQRPQSSGVIEHTKRHTPEDKVKPTLAYRVTAKCLPRTETHTPLHDDPRPTSPASSACQCEQTDCKHSPAGVPVFDCWLCLPDEVWLSILSLLPHSDLCRVVQVCSRLHTLATDHTLWKNLRIENSNLTERWLLCVGRRHPRSLCLYSCSGVSLTSWWLEVFFTLCRNFLEEVKVTSCTGPGLHGDQMLPLIGQLCHHVISVDVSWSGATDTGVKALSDCCARLRLKSVVLNGCHVTDDPLMKLVMRHKESLCRLEVFGCQFLTPSCLQRVYEMCPGLQHLNIGQVPKVNARSLTVMTSQLKCLISLNLTGLQAVTDASVDTLLQNCVELQRLTFSSCPGVTDLTLHSISKYTPCIRSLDVSGCKAVTDAGVQSLALGCIRLQQLDLSSTGTGNRGVSLLANYCSRHLHTVKLSFCHITLENILKLCRHCKRLKMLHLYGCAHLPTEREIREANTTVKVYPLS, from the exons ATGACTTTTCAAACAGCAAATCCAAGTATGGAGACACATCCTATCACAAGGGCAGGACAGACTGCGTCTGACCTCCTGGAGGACTCTGGGAATTGTAGGCAGATCATTAACCCGGAGCTTCTCAGTGACTCTCTCTTCAGTGAGCAGCAGAAGCTGAGGCGTGTGTTGGACTGGGCTCACACTTTCCTCAGCAGTGGGTCAGAGGTTCACCATGAATTCTGCAGAGCTGACAGCTTGATATTGGCCAATAACGAGCAGACGGAAACTCAGAAAAACTCACCTGCATATAAGCAGTCATCTGTAGCTAAATACCAACATCCTGTCTCCTGTACTGCAGGTGGTAGTGGGGTATTTGGTTTGGAGAAGGTTTGGCAACTTGAACCATCAAATTATGTGAACAGTGAATCAAAAAATGACCTCTGTGCATATAAACCTCCTTTTCCAGATGATCCCTGCATCCCCTTCTCCTGTACCCCAGGAAGAGATGAGGTAACTCAGCCTGATGACAGAGAAACTCCTGAAAATGTGACAAGCATGGAGCTACTGGATGCCACCAATAAACAAACTTGTAGCCAAGACAACAACTGCAGAACAAGCAGTCTGTTCATATCGAATCAAAGACAATGCACCAACTtatcagacagaaacacaaatcaaatgCTCGCATCAGATGGTGTAAAATGCTTGATCAAAGAATCCACATCATGCTGGAGCGATACCCGTCACAAGATGAGCACAATGTTGAAACTGAGTTATAAAACAGCTCAGTCAGAAAGTGACATATCAGGTCATGAGATGGAGCTGAGCAGAGTAAAGGCTGAGGAGGGGAAGGTGGGATCAAGGAAGGAAGTTGTTAAGGAGAAAACAGAGGATGCTAGGATGGGCGAAAGGAAGGGAAGGGTAAATGAAGAACAAGAATATAGCTCAGAGTTTGCAGTGTTTGCAAAGAATAACATAAGCAACGGTGCGCCTGAGGGGACACAGGAACAGATAGAAAAGACTTCAAACCTCAGTTTTAACTGTCATTTGAAAATACCACCAACTTCAACTGTATATGAGCAGTACCAGCTTTGTGTGGATCAATTGCATCACCTCAGAGTAAGTCAAAGCCAACATATCGGATGCTTAATAGAGTCACCTGCAAAAGAGAGAATGACATCTGAAGAAATTGCAGCAGCTGTTGAAGCACCAGCCCTGCCTACATCTGGCTTTGAGTTTAACTCTACCACAAATCCTGAGATTAAAAAACGTCTTAATAAAGTAGGAAGCAAAAGGGTTACAGCTGCAGAAAGAGATGTCATTAATAAAAACCAGGACAGATCTAAATACAATAGAAATAGGGCAACACTTCCTGAACATGGACAGACCAAACATTGTGTTGAGAGTAGATCTGTTTGTCAGAGAAACACAGTTACCAGCGACACACATTTGGATCTTGATTTCAACAAATGTGGTGAATTTATAAAGGGAACTGCAGGAGGCATAACTTCAACATATAAGGTTATTAACACACCTATGGAGCACCTGAGGAAGGCACCTGGTGAAAATGTTCCCACTGTGGAGGAGAGTGCTGCACTCACTACTAACCCAG gtttgCTTCCAAAGAGAATCAGACATAATCCAGGTGCAAAGGGTTGTCGGAGTGGTGTCAAaggtcaaaagaaaaaagtatcaTTGAGACTCTGTGAAAAGTCAAGTGTCTCCCTGTCTTCTCCAACCAATAAAGAAATATTGCAAAG ACCTCAGTCATCAGGTGTAATcgaacacacaaaaagacacacaccagAGGACAAAGTGAAACCTACTTTAGCCTATAGAGTTACAGCCAAATGTCTGCCAcgtacagagacacacacacctcttcatGATGACCCCAGACCAACGTCACCAGCCTCAA GTGCATGTCAATGTGAACAAACTGACTGCAAACACAGC CCAGCAGGTGTCCCTGTATTTGACTGCTGGCTGTGTCTGCCTGATGAGGTGTGGCTGTCCATCCTGTCTCTGCTGCCTCACAGTGATCTGTGCAGAGTGGTGCAGGTCTGCAGCCGCCTGCACACACTGGCCACTGATCACACACTCT GGAAAAATCTGAGGATTGAAAACTCCAACCTGACGGAGCGGTGGTTACTTTGTGTGGGCCGACGTCATCCTCGCAGTCTGTGTCTGTACAGCTGCAGTGGCGTGTCTCTCACCTCCTGGTGGCTGGAGGTGTTTTTCACTCTGTGTAGAAACTTTCTAGAG GAAGTCAAGGTCACAAGTTGTACTGGTCCGGGTCTCCATGGTGACCAGATGctgcctctgattggtcaactgtGTCATCATGTGATCAGTGTGGATGTGAGCTGGAGTGGAGCAACAGATACAGGAGTGAAAGCTCTGAGTGACTGCTGCGCAAG ATTACGACTTAAATCTGTTGTGCTGAACGGCTGTCATGTCACTGATGACCCACTGATGAAACTTGTCATGAGACACAAAGAAAG TCTGTGCAGGTTGGAGGTGTTTGGCTGTCAGTTCCTCACTCCATCCTGTCTACAGAGAGTATATGAG ATGTGTCCTGGCCTTCAGCATCTTAACATCGGACAGGTGCCAAAAGTCAACGCACGTAGTCTCACAGTGATGACGTCACAGCTCAAATGTCTCATTTCACTAAATCTCACTGGACTACAGGCA GTCACTGATGCCTCAGTGGACACTTTGCTTCAGAACTGTGTTGAACTTCAGAGATTGACCTTCAGTTCCTGTCCTGGAGTCACTGACCTGACACTGCACAGCATCAGCAAATACACACCTTGtatcag atcCCTGGATGTGAGTGGCTGTAAGGCAGTAACAGATGCAGGAGTTCAGTCTCTGGCTCTGGGATGTATAAGACTTCAGCAGCTGGATCTCAGCTCCACTGGCACAGGAAACAGAGG ggTTTCTCTGCTGGCAAATTACTGCAGCAGACACCTCCATACTGTCAAACTCAGTTTCTGCCACATCACCTTAGAGAATATACTGAAGCTCTGCAGACACTGCAAGAG gTTGAAGATGCTCCATCTCTATGGCTGTGCCCATCTCCCCACtgagagagagatcagagaAGCTAACACTACTGTTAAAGTTTACCCTCTGTcctga
- the LOC122876706 gene encoding uncharacterized protein LOC122876706 isoform X2 has translation MTFQTANPSMETHPITRAGQTASDLLEDSGNCRQIINPELLSDSLFSEQQKLRRVLDWAHTFLSSGSEVHHEFCRADSLILANNEQTETQKNSPAYKQSSVAKYQHPVSCTAGGSGVFGLEKVWQLEPSNYVNSESKNDLCAYKPPFPDDPCIPFSCTPGRDEVTQPDDRETPENVTSMELLDATNKQTCSQDNNCRTSSLFISNQRQCTNLSDRNTNQMLASDGVKCLIKESTSCWSDTRHKMSTMLKLSYKTAQSESDISGHEMELSRVKAEEGKVGSRKEVVKEKTEDARMGERKGRVNEEQEYSSEFAVFAKNNISNGAPEGTQEQIEKTSNLSFNCHLKIPPTSTVYEQYQLCVDQLHHLRVSQSQHIGCLIESPAKERMTSEEIAAAVEAPALPTSGFEFNSTTNPEIKKRLNKVGSKRVTAAERDVINKNQDRSKYNRNRATLPEHGQTKHCVESRSVCQRNTVTSDTHLDLDFNKCGEFIKGTAGGITSTYKVINTPMEHLRKAPGENVPTVEESAALTTNPGLLPKRIRHNPGAKGCRSGVKGQKKKVSLRLCEKSSVSLSSPTNKEILQRPQSSGVIEHTKRHTPEDKVKPTLAYRVTAKCLPRTETHTPLHDDPRPTSPASSACQCEQTDCKHSPAGVPVFDCWLCLPDEVWLSILSLLPHSDLCRVVQVCSRLHTLATDHTLWKNLRIENSNLTERWLLCVGRRHPRSLCLYSCSGVSLTSWWLEVFFTLCRNFLEEVKVTSCTGPGLHGDQMLPLIGQLCHHVISVDVSWSGATDTGVKALSDCCASLCRLEVFGCQFLTPSCLQRVYEMCPGLQHLNIGQVPKVNARSLTVMTSQLKCLISLNLTGLQAVTDASVDTLLQNCVELQRLTFSSCPGVTDLTLHSISKYTPCIRSLDVSGCKAVTDAGVQSLALGCIRLQQLDLSSTGTGNRGVSLLANYCSRHLHTVKLSFCHITLENILKLCRHCKRLKMLHLYGCAHLPTEREIREANTTVKVYPLS, from the exons ATGACTTTTCAAACAGCAAATCCAAGTATGGAGACACATCCTATCACAAGGGCAGGACAGACTGCGTCTGACCTCCTGGAGGACTCTGGGAATTGTAGGCAGATCATTAACCCGGAGCTTCTCAGTGACTCTCTCTTCAGTGAGCAGCAGAAGCTGAGGCGTGTGTTGGACTGGGCTCACACTTTCCTCAGCAGTGGGTCAGAGGTTCACCATGAATTCTGCAGAGCTGACAGCTTGATATTGGCCAATAACGAGCAGACGGAAACTCAGAAAAACTCACCTGCATATAAGCAGTCATCTGTAGCTAAATACCAACATCCTGTCTCCTGTACTGCAGGTGGTAGTGGGGTATTTGGTTTGGAGAAGGTTTGGCAACTTGAACCATCAAATTATGTGAACAGTGAATCAAAAAATGACCTCTGTGCATATAAACCTCCTTTTCCAGATGATCCCTGCATCCCCTTCTCCTGTACCCCAGGAAGAGATGAGGTAACTCAGCCTGATGACAGAGAAACTCCTGAAAATGTGACAAGCATGGAGCTACTGGATGCCACCAATAAACAAACTTGTAGCCAAGACAACAACTGCAGAACAAGCAGTCTGTTCATATCGAATCAAAGACAATGCACCAACTtatcagacagaaacacaaatcaaatgCTCGCATCAGATGGTGTAAAATGCTTGATCAAAGAATCCACATCATGCTGGAGCGATACCCGTCACAAGATGAGCACAATGTTGAAACTGAGTTATAAAACAGCTCAGTCAGAAAGTGACATATCAGGTCATGAGATGGAGCTGAGCAGAGTAAAGGCTGAGGAGGGGAAGGTGGGATCAAGGAAGGAAGTTGTTAAGGAGAAAACAGAGGATGCTAGGATGGGCGAAAGGAAGGGAAGGGTAAATGAAGAACAAGAATATAGCTCAGAGTTTGCAGTGTTTGCAAAGAATAACATAAGCAACGGTGCGCCTGAGGGGACACAGGAACAGATAGAAAAGACTTCAAACCTCAGTTTTAACTGTCATTTGAAAATACCACCAACTTCAACTGTATATGAGCAGTACCAGCTTTGTGTGGATCAATTGCATCACCTCAGAGTAAGTCAAAGCCAACATATCGGATGCTTAATAGAGTCACCTGCAAAAGAGAGAATGACATCTGAAGAAATTGCAGCAGCTGTTGAAGCACCAGCCCTGCCTACATCTGGCTTTGAGTTTAACTCTACCACAAATCCTGAGATTAAAAAACGTCTTAATAAAGTAGGAAGCAAAAGGGTTACAGCTGCAGAAAGAGATGTCATTAATAAAAACCAGGACAGATCTAAATACAATAGAAATAGGGCAACACTTCCTGAACATGGACAGACCAAACATTGTGTTGAGAGTAGATCTGTTTGTCAGAGAAACACAGTTACCAGCGACACACATTTGGATCTTGATTTCAACAAATGTGGTGAATTTATAAAGGGAACTGCAGGAGGCATAACTTCAACATATAAGGTTATTAACACACCTATGGAGCACCTGAGGAAGGCACCTGGTGAAAATGTTCCCACTGTGGAGGAGAGTGCTGCACTCACTACTAACCCAG gtttgCTTCCAAAGAGAATCAGACATAATCCAGGTGCAAAGGGTTGTCGGAGTGGTGTCAAaggtcaaaagaaaaaagtatcaTTGAGACTCTGTGAAAAGTCAAGTGTCTCCCTGTCTTCTCCAACCAATAAAGAAATATTGCAAAG ACCTCAGTCATCAGGTGTAATcgaacacacaaaaagacacacaccagAGGACAAAGTGAAACCTACTTTAGCCTATAGAGTTACAGCCAAATGTCTGCCAcgtacagagacacacacacctcttcatGATGACCCCAGACCAACGTCACCAGCCTCAA GTGCATGTCAATGTGAACAAACTGACTGCAAACACAGC CCAGCAGGTGTCCCTGTATTTGACTGCTGGCTGTGTCTGCCTGATGAGGTGTGGCTGTCCATCCTGTCTCTGCTGCCTCACAGTGATCTGTGCAGAGTGGTGCAGGTCTGCAGCCGCCTGCACACACTGGCCACTGATCACACACTCT GGAAAAATCTGAGGATTGAAAACTCCAACCTGACGGAGCGGTGGTTACTTTGTGTGGGCCGACGTCATCCTCGCAGTCTGTGTCTGTACAGCTGCAGTGGCGTGTCTCTCACCTCCTGGTGGCTGGAGGTGTTTTTCACTCTGTGTAGAAACTTTCTAGAG GAAGTCAAGGTCACAAGTTGTACTGGTCCGGGTCTCCATGGTGACCAGATGctgcctctgattggtcaactgtGTCATCATGTGATCAGTGTGGATGTGAGCTGGAGTGGAGCAACAGATACAGGAGTGAAAGCTCTGAGTGACTGCTGCGCAAG TCTGTGCAGGTTGGAGGTGTTTGGCTGTCAGTTCCTCACTCCATCCTGTCTACAGAGAGTATATGAG ATGTGTCCTGGCCTTCAGCATCTTAACATCGGACAGGTGCCAAAAGTCAACGCACGTAGTCTCACAGTGATGACGTCACAGCTCAAATGTCTCATTTCACTAAATCTCACTGGACTACAGGCA GTCACTGATGCCTCAGTGGACACTTTGCTTCAGAACTGTGTTGAACTTCAGAGATTGACCTTCAGTTCCTGTCCTGGAGTCACTGACCTGACACTGCACAGCATCAGCAAATACACACCTTGtatcag atcCCTGGATGTGAGTGGCTGTAAGGCAGTAACAGATGCAGGAGTTCAGTCTCTGGCTCTGGGATGTATAAGACTTCAGCAGCTGGATCTCAGCTCCACTGGCACAGGAAACAGAGG ggTTTCTCTGCTGGCAAATTACTGCAGCAGACACCTCCATACTGTCAAACTCAGTTTCTGCCACATCACCTTAGAGAATATACTGAAGCTCTGCAGACACTGCAAGAG gTTGAAGATGCTCCATCTCTATGGCTGTGCCCATCTCCCCACtgagagagagatcagagaAGCTAACACTACTGTTAAAGTTTACCCTCTGTcctga
- the LOC122876706 gene encoding F-box/LRR-repeat protein 7-like isoform X4 has protein sequence MMTPDQRHQPQVHVNVNKLTANTAQQVSLYLTAGCVCLMRCGCPSCLCCLTVICAEWCRSAAACTHWPLITHSEVKVTSCTGPGLHGDQMLPLIGQLCHHVISVDVSWSGATDTGVKALSDCCARLRLKSVVLNGCHVTDDPLMKLVMRHKESLCRLEVFGCQFLTPSCLQRVYEMCPGLQHLNIGQVPKVNARSLTVMTSQLKCLISLNLTGLQAVTDASVDTLLQNCVELQRLTFSSCPGVTDLTLHSISKYTPCIRSLDVSGCKAVTDAGVQSLALGCIRLQQLDLSSTGTGNRGVSLLANYCSRHLHTVKLSFCHITLENILKLCRHCKRLKMLHLYGCAHLPTEREIREANTTVKVYPLS, from the exons atGATGACCCCAGACCAACGTCACCAGCCTCAA GTGCATGTCAATGTGAACAAACTGACTGCAAACACAGC CCAGCAGGTGTCCCTGTATTTGACTGCTGGCTGTGTCTGCCTGATGAGGTGTGGCTGTCCATCCTGTCTCTGCTGCCTCACAGTGATCTGTGCAGAGTGGTGCAGGTCTGCAGCCGCCTGCACACACTGGCCACTGATCACACACTCT GAAGTCAAGGTCACAAGTTGTACTGGTCCGGGTCTCCATGGTGACCAGATGctgcctctgattggtcaactgtGTCATCATGTGATCAGTGTGGATGTGAGCTGGAGTGGAGCAACAGATACAGGAGTGAAAGCTCTGAGTGACTGCTGCGCAAG ATTACGACTTAAATCTGTTGTGCTGAACGGCTGTCATGTCACTGATGACCCACTGATGAAACTTGTCATGAGACACAAAGAAAG TCTGTGCAGGTTGGAGGTGTTTGGCTGTCAGTTCCTCACTCCATCCTGTCTACAGAGAGTATATGAG ATGTGTCCTGGCCTTCAGCATCTTAACATCGGACAGGTGCCAAAAGTCAACGCACGTAGTCTCACAGTGATGACGTCACAGCTCAAATGTCTCATTTCACTAAATCTCACTGGACTACAGGCA GTCACTGATGCCTCAGTGGACACTTTGCTTCAGAACTGTGTTGAACTTCAGAGATTGACCTTCAGTTCCTGTCCTGGAGTCACTGACCTGACACTGCACAGCATCAGCAAATACACACCTTGtatcag atcCCTGGATGTGAGTGGCTGTAAGGCAGTAACAGATGCAGGAGTTCAGTCTCTGGCTCTGGGATGTATAAGACTTCAGCAGCTGGATCTCAGCTCCACTGGCACAGGAAACAGAGG ggTTTCTCTGCTGGCAAATTACTGCAGCAGACACCTCCATACTGTCAAACTCAGTTTCTGCCACATCACCTTAGAGAATATACTGAAGCTCTGCAGACACTGCAAGAG gTTGAAGATGCTCCATCTCTATGGCTGTGCCCATCTCCCCACtgagagagagatcagagaAGCTAACACTACTGTTAAAGTTTACCCTCTGTcctga
- the LOC122876706 gene encoding uncharacterized protein LOC122876706 isoform X3 produces MTFQTANPSMETHPITRAGQTASDLLEDSGNCRQIINPELLSDSLFSEQQKLRRVLDWAHTFLSSGSEVHHEFCRADSLILANNEQTETQKNSPAYKQSSVAKYQHPVSCTAGGSGVFGLEKVWQLEPSNYVNSESKNDLCAYKPPFPDDPCIPFSCTPGRDEVTQPDDRETPENVTSMELLDATNKQTCSQDNNCRTSSLFISNQRQCTNLSDRNTNQMLASDGVKCLIKESTSCWSDTRHKMSTMLKLSYKTAQSESDISGHEMELSRVKAEEGKVGSRKEVVKEKTEDARMGERKGRVNEEQEYSSEFAVFAKNNISNGAPEGTQEQIEKTSNLSFNCHLKIPPTSTVYEQYQLCVDQLHHLRVSQSQHIGCLIESPAKERMTSEEIAAAVEAPALPTSGFEFNSTTNPEIKKRLNKVGSKRVTAAERDVINKNQDRSKYNRNRATLPEHGQTKHCVESRSVCQRNTVTSDTHLDLDFNKCGEFIKGTAGGITSTYKVINTPMEHLRKAPGENVPTVEESAALTTNPGLLPKRIRHNPGAKGCRSGVKGQKKKVSLRLCEKSSVSLSSPTNKEILQRPQSSGVIEHTKRHTPEDKVKPTLAYRVTAKCLPRTETHTPLHDDPRPTSPASSACQCEQTDCKHSPAGVPVFDCWLCLPDEVWLSILSLLPHSDLCRVVQVCSRLHTLATDHTLWKNLRIENSNLTERWLLCVGRRHPRSLCLYSCSGVSLTSWWLEVFFTLCRNFLEEVKVTSCTGPGLHGDQMLPLIGQLCHHVISVDVSWSGATDTGVKALSDCCARLRLKSVVLNGCHVTDDPLMKLVMRHKESLCRLEVFGCQFLTPSCLQRVYEMCPGLQHLNIGQVPKVNARSLTVMTSQLKCLISLNLTGLQAVTDASVDTLLQNCVELQRLTFSSCPGVTDLTLHSISKYTPCIRLKMLHLYGCAHLPTEREIREANTTVKVYPLS; encoded by the exons ATGACTTTTCAAACAGCAAATCCAAGTATGGAGACACATCCTATCACAAGGGCAGGACAGACTGCGTCTGACCTCCTGGAGGACTCTGGGAATTGTAGGCAGATCATTAACCCGGAGCTTCTCAGTGACTCTCTCTTCAGTGAGCAGCAGAAGCTGAGGCGTGTGTTGGACTGGGCTCACACTTTCCTCAGCAGTGGGTCAGAGGTTCACCATGAATTCTGCAGAGCTGACAGCTTGATATTGGCCAATAACGAGCAGACGGAAACTCAGAAAAACTCACCTGCATATAAGCAGTCATCTGTAGCTAAATACCAACATCCTGTCTCCTGTACTGCAGGTGGTAGTGGGGTATTTGGTTTGGAGAAGGTTTGGCAACTTGAACCATCAAATTATGTGAACAGTGAATCAAAAAATGACCTCTGTGCATATAAACCTCCTTTTCCAGATGATCCCTGCATCCCCTTCTCCTGTACCCCAGGAAGAGATGAGGTAACTCAGCCTGATGACAGAGAAACTCCTGAAAATGTGACAAGCATGGAGCTACTGGATGCCACCAATAAACAAACTTGTAGCCAAGACAACAACTGCAGAACAAGCAGTCTGTTCATATCGAATCAAAGACAATGCACCAACTtatcagacagaaacacaaatcaaatgCTCGCATCAGATGGTGTAAAATGCTTGATCAAAGAATCCACATCATGCTGGAGCGATACCCGTCACAAGATGAGCACAATGTTGAAACTGAGTTATAAAACAGCTCAGTCAGAAAGTGACATATCAGGTCATGAGATGGAGCTGAGCAGAGTAAAGGCTGAGGAGGGGAAGGTGGGATCAAGGAAGGAAGTTGTTAAGGAGAAAACAGAGGATGCTAGGATGGGCGAAAGGAAGGGAAGGGTAAATGAAGAACAAGAATATAGCTCAGAGTTTGCAGTGTTTGCAAAGAATAACATAAGCAACGGTGCGCCTGAGGGGACACAGGAACAGATAGAAAAGACTTCAAACCTCAGTTTTAACTGTCATTTGAAAATACCACCAACTTCAACTGTATATGAGCAGTACCAGCTTTGTGTGGATCAATTGCATCACCTCAGAGTAAGTCAAAGCCAACATATCGGATGCTTAATAGAGTCACCTGCAAAAGAGAGAATGACATCTGAAGAAATTGCAGCAGCTGTTGAAGCACCAGCCCTGCCTACATCTGGCTTTGAGTTTAACTCTACCACAAATCCTGAGATTAAAAAACGTCTTAATAAAGTAGGAAGCAAAAGGGTTACAGCTGCAGAAAGAGATGTCATTAATAAAAACCAGGACAGATCTAAATACAATAGAAATAGGGCAACACTTCCTGAACATGGACAGACCAAACATTGTGTTGAGAGTAGATCTGTTTGTCAGAGAAACACAGTTACCAGCGACACACATTTGGATCTTGATTTCAACAAATGTGGTGAATTTATAAAGGGAACTGCAGGAGGCATAACTTCAACATATAAGGTTATTAACACACCTATGGAGCACCTGAGGAAGGCACCTGGTGAAAATGTTCCCACTGTGGAGGAGAGTGCTGCACTCACTACTAACCCAG gtttgCTTCCAAAGAGAATCAGACATAATCCAGGTGCAAAGGGTTGTCGGAGTGGTGTCAAaggtcaaaagaaaaaagtatcaTTGAGACTCTGTGAAAAGTCAAGTGTCTCCCTGTCTTCTCCAACCAATAAAGAAATATTGCAAAG ACCTCAGTCATCAGGTGTAATcgaacacacaaaaagacacacaccagAGGACAAAGTGAAACCTACTTTAGCCTATAGAGTTACAGCCAAATGTCTGCCAcgtacagagacacacacacctcttcatGATGACCCCAGACCAACGTCACCAGCCTCAA GTGCATGTCAATGTGAACAAACTGACTGCAAACACAGC CCAGCAGGTGTCCCTGTATTTGACTGCTGGCTGTGTCTGCCTGATGAGGTGTGGCTGTCCATCCTGTCTCTGCTGCCTCACAGTGATCTGTGCAGAGTGGTGCAGGTCTGCAGCCGCCTGCACACACTGGCCACTGATCACACACTCT GGAAAAATCTGAGGATTGAAAACTCCAACCTGACGGAGCGGTGGTTACTTTGTGTGGGCCGACGTCATCCTCGCAGTCTGTGTCTGTACAGCTGCAGTGGCGTGTCTCTCACCTCCTGGTGGCTGGAGGTGTTTTTCACTCTGTGTAGAAACTTTCTAGAG GAAGTCAAGGTCACAAGTTGTACTGGTCCGGGTCTCCATGGTGACCAGATGctgcctctgattggtcaactgtGTCATCATGTGATCAGTGTGGATGTGAGCTGGAGTGGAGCAACAGATACAGGAGTGAAAGCTCTGAGTGACTGCTGCGCAAG ATTACGACTTAAATCTGTTGTGCTGAACGGCTGTCATGTCACTGATGACCCACTGATGAAACTTGTCATGAGACACAAAGAAAG TCTGTGCAGGTTGGAGGTGTTTGGCTGTCAGTTCCTCACTCCATCCTGTCTACAGAGAGTATATGAG ATGTGTCCTGGCCTTCAGCATCTTAACATCGGACAGGTGCCAAAAGTCAACGCACGTAGTCTCACAGTGATGACGTCACAGCTCAAATGTCTCATTTCACTAAATCTCACTGGACTACAGGCA GTCACTGATGCCTCAGTGGACACTTTGCTTCAGAACTGTGTTGAACTTCAGAGATTGACCTTCAGTTCCTGTCCTGGAGTCACTGACCTGACACTGCACAGCATCAGCAAATACACACCTTGtatcag gTTGAAGATGCTCCATCTCTATGGCTGTGCCCATCTCCCCACtgagagagagatcagagaAGCTAACACTACTGTTAAAGTTTACCCTCTGTcctga